A genome region from Streptomyces pratensis includes the following:
- a CDS encoding alkaline phosphatase D family protein, translating into MAGLRLGPLLRYVDWESGSRATVWVETSRPCTAEVRCADGAAGASPTFAVQGHHYALVVVTGLTPGSATPYEVLLDGRTVWPPEDSRFPPSTITTPAVPQADEAGPVRIAFGSCRWAAPPAHGHGGSPGSRPRSGGGDPIGPDALDTLAARLAADPEAIRPDVLLLLGDQVYADETSPATQRRLAARRDLDEAPGAEVADYEEYTLLYDESWRDPEVRWLLSTVPSCMIFDDHDVIDDWNTSAAWVRDMRRTPWWHERIVSGLMSYWVYQHLGNLSPDALEADPVYAAVRAAADGTETLRGHAAAADADPAGTRWSYRRVFGRVRLLMVDTRAARDLEEQQRAMLRDEEARWLRDEMLADPGSYDHLLIGTSLPWLLPPLVHEAETWNAALCRGERGERWARLGEKVRRAGDLEHWAAFPESFRRLSDLLREAGRGPEAPATVCVLSGDVHHAYIAEPQWPDSTPDDAPGARVLQLTCSPVHNSIPGYIRTGFRFGWSRAGRWLGRALALHGRTGSPPMRWRKTGGPWFGNQLMTLTLHGRKAALTLVQARARPAGAQFETVLERTLTSNE; encoded by the coding sequence ATGGCCGGGCTACGCCTGGGACCGCTGCTGAGGTACGTCGACTGGGAGTCCGGCTCACGGGCCACGGTCTGGGTGGAGACGAGCAGGCCCTGCACGGCGGAGGTCCGCTGCGCGGACGGGGCGGCCGGCGCCTCCCCCACGTTCGCCGTCCAGGGGCACCACTACGCCTTGGTGGTGGTCACGGGCCTGACACCCGGCTCGGCCACGCCCTACGAGGTGCTGCTCGACGGCCGCACCGTATGGCCGCCCGAGGACTCCCGCTTCCCGCCGAGCACCATCACCACGCCCGCCGTACCGCAGGCGGACGAGGCCGGTCCGGTCCGGATCGCCTTCGGCTCCTGCCGCTGGGCCGCCCCGCCCGCCCACGGACACGGCGGCTCCCCGGGCTCCCGGCCGCGCTCGGGCGGCGGAGACCCCATCGGCCCCGACGCGCTCGACACACTGGCCGCCCGCCTCGCCGCCGACCCCGAGGCGATACGCCCCGACGTCCTCCTGCTCCTCGGCGACCAGGTGTACGCGGACGAGACGTCACCGGCCACCCAGCGCCGGCTCGCGGCCCGCCGCGACCTGGACGAGGCTCCCGGCGCCGAGGTCGCGGACTACGAGGAGTACACCCTTCTCTACGACGAGTCCTGGCGCGACCCCGAGGTGCGATGGCTCCTCTCCACAGTCCCCAGCTGCATGATCTTCGACGACCACGACGTCATCGACGACTGGAACACCAGCGCCGCCTGGGTCCGGGACATGCGTCGCACCCCCTGGTGGCACGAGCGGATCGTCAGCGGGCTCATGTCGTACTGGGTCTATCAGCACCTCGGCAACCTCTCCCCCGACGCCCTGGAGGCGGACCCGGTCTACGCGGCAGTACGCGCCGCCGCGGACGGCACCGAGACCCTCCGCGGCCACGCGGCGGCTGCGGACGCCGACCCCGCAGGGACCCGGTGGAGCTACCGTCGTGTTTTCGGCCGAGTACGGCTGCTGATGGTGGACACCCGTGCCGCCCGCGACCTGGAGGAGCAGCAGCGGGCGATGCTCCGGGACGAGGAGGCCCGGTGGCTGCGTGACGAGATGCTCGCGGACCCGGGCTCGTACGACCATCTGCTGATCGGCACCTCACTGCCGTGGCTGCTGCCGCCCCTCGTGCACGAGGCGGAGACCTGGAACGCGGCGCTGTGCCGCGGAGAGCGGGGCGAGCGCTGGGCGCGCCTCGGCGAGAAGGTGCGCCGGGCCGGTGACCTGGAGCATTGGGCCGCTTTCCCGGAGTCCTTCCGCCGCCTGTCGGATCTCCTGAGGGAAGCGGGACGCGGGCCCGAGGCCCCCGCGACGGTATGCGTGCTATCGGGCGATGTGCACCATGCGTACATCGCCGAACCCCAGTGGCCCGATTCCACCCCGGACGACGCCCCCGGCGCACGCGTCCTGCAACTGACCTGCTCTCCCGTCCACAACTCCATCCCCGGATACATACGAACCGGCTTCCGCTTCGGCTGGAGCCGGGCGGGCCGATGGCTCGGGCGCGCGCTGGCGCTCCACGGGCGGACGGGGAGCCCTCCGATGCGCTGGCGCAAGACGGGAGGACCATGGTTCGGCAATCAGCTGATGACCCTCACACTGCACGGCCGGAAAGCTGCGCTGACATTGGTTCAGGCCAGAGCAAGACCCGCGGGCGCACAGTTCGAGACCGTTCTCGAGCGCACGCTGACCTCGAACGAATGA
- a CDS encoding DoxX family protein: MVTRLNQAQPYALGLFRIVIGFLFACHGAASLFGVLGGSMGGGTVPAGTWPGWYAAVIQLVGGTLVALGLGTRIAAFISSGSMAYAYFKVHQPESLFPLQNGGEASAVFCWAFLLVVFTGPGAVALDRLFSSRGRSTRESEPARDKAQAVSV, from the coding sequence ATGGTCACCCGTCTGAACCAGGCCCAGCCCTACGCACTCGGCCTCTTCCGCATCGTCATCGGCTTCCTCTTCGCCTGCCACGGCGCCGCCTCGCTCTTCGGAGTCCTCGGCGGCTCCATGGGCGGCGGCACCGTCCCGGCCGGCACCTGGCCGGGCTGGTACGCCGCCGTGATCCAGCTCGTCGGCGGCACCCTGGTCGCGCTCGGCCTCGGCACCCGCATCGCGGCGTTCATATCCTCCGGATCCATGGCCTACGCGTACTTCAAGGTGCACCAGCCCGAGTCGCTGTTCCCCCTGCAGAACGGCGGCGAGGCCTCGGCCGTCTTCTGCTGGGCCTTCCTGCTGGTGGTCTTCACCGGCCCGGGCGCCGTGGCCCTCGACCGCCTGTTCTCCTCGCGCGGCCGCTCGACGCGCGAGAGCGAGCCCGCCCGCGACAAGGCCCAGGCCGTCTCGGTCTGA
- a CDS encoding DedA family protein has protein sequence MLESVGALTGSPWIYAVVALSVLLDVFLPVLPSGVLVITAATAAAASTTTVTAAAGEATRQVPSLLALILCAATASVLGDLVAYRLAWRGGDRLDRAIARSRRLTSAQERLGAALSRGGGALVVIARFAPAGRSVVSLGAGAAHRKVKEFLPWSAVAGVAWAVYSVGLGYFGGQWLGAGWLGTAVSVLALFLAGALAAVVVRRPARASAVQAAGAPAGT, from the coding sequence GTGCTCGAGAGTGTGGGTGCGCTGACCGGCAGCCCATGGATCTACGCGGTGGTCGCCCTCTCGGTACTCCTGGACGTCTTCCTGCCCGTGCTCCCCAGCGGCGTGCTGGTGATCACCGCGGCGACGGCTGCGGCCGCGAGCACGACCACAGTGACAGCGGCGGCAGGAGAAGCCACCCGGCAGGTGCCCTCCCTTCTGGCACTGATCCTCTGCGCGGCCACCGCCTCGGTGCTCGGCGACCTCGTCGCCTACCGCCTCGCCTGGCGCGGCGGCGACCGCCTCGACCGGGCCATCGCCCGCTCCCGCCGGCTCACCTCCGCGCAGGAGCGCCTCGGTGCGGCGCTGAGCCGCGGCGGCGGAGCACTCGTCGTCATCGCCCGTTTCGCACCGGCAGGCCGGTCCGTCGTCTCCCTTGGCGCGGGCGCCGCACACCGCAAGGTGAAGGAATTCCTGCCCTGGTCAGCCGTGGCCGGGGTGGCCTGGGCGGTCTACAGCGTGGGCCTCGGCTACTTCGGCGGCCAGTGGCTGGGCGCGGGCTGGCTGGGCACGGCCGTCTCGGTCCTCGCCCTGTTTCTGGCGGGCGCACTCGCGGCCGTCGTCGTCCGCCGCCCTGCCCGCGCCTCCGCCGTCCAAGCCGCCGGAGCCCCCGCCGGAACCTGA
- a CDS encoding DUF2277 domain-containing protein yields the protein MCRSIKTLRPPSIPEEATEEEMRAAALQYVRKVSGFRAPAAHNQEVFDRAVAEITEATRRLLDDLEIRGAARV from the coding sequence ATGTGCCGCAGCATCAAGACACTTCGTCCACCATCCATCCCCGAAGAGGCCACCGAGGAGGAGATGAGAGCCGCCGCCCTGCAGTACGTGCGCAAGGTGTCGGGCTTCCGCGCGCCCGCCGCGCACAACCAGGAAGTCTTCGACCGCGCAGTGGCCGAGATCACCGAGGCGACCCGGAGGCTGCTCGACGATCTGGAGATACGGGGCGCCGCCCGGGTCTGA
- a CDS encoding DUF1254 domain-containing protein: MNPGRGGPKPDAITALAADAYVYGSPLVRQLSAVQACLQEGCGTLAPAPFNDFAHAGGPATPGARVPFAPVDLVDALAQLDLSGGPVRLHVPDTGGAYYVLQFVDAWGNAFAYLGPRATGTGEGDWMVVPPGWAGTVPDGVSGVIDAPTSVVSVVGRLACDGPEDMPRVRALQQELTLTHLGDRAHRTGLPATEPGVPGALRFFEELRVWMADFPPAAADRAYQDRFQPLGLLEEGLSPYVSAGPVLVRALGRGLALGRLRVEEAARRPEAEGPRGTWRMIPHLRDHNLDHFGVGTLGTPEWTIPDREASYLVRAVAARRGRWLPHGYEALYAHTTRDSRGRPLDGAHDYVLRFRRPPPVRAFWSVTVYDSPGGHLVANEADRHAVGNRTPGLVHGADGSLTLRLSAKRPTGPAGEANWLPVPAGRFRPILRLHLPDQALLDGSYVIPAIERREDRREA; the protein is encoded by the coding sequence GTGAACCCGGGGCGAGGCGGCCCGAAGCCGGACGCGATCACGGCGCTGGCCGCCGACGCGTACGTCTACGGGTCGCCGCTCGTCCGGCAGCTGTCGGCGGTCCAGGCCTGTCTCCAGGAGGGCTGTGGGACGCTGGCGCCCGCGCCGTTCAACGACTTCGCCCATGCGGGCGGGCCGGCCACACCCGGTGCCCGCGTCCCCTTCGCCCCGGTCGACCTCGTCGACGCCCTCGCCCAGCTCGACCTTTCCGGAGGGCCGGTCCGGCTGCATGTGCCGGACACCGGCGGGGCCTATTACGTCCTGCAGTTCGTTGACGCCTGGGGCAACGCTTTCGCCTACCTCGGCCCCCGGGCCACCGGTACGGGCGAGGGCGACTGGATGGTCGTGCCGCCCGGCTGGGCCGGCACCGTGCCCGACGGGGTGTCTGGAGTGATCGACGCGCCCACCTCCGTCGTCTCCGTCGTCGGCCGCCTCGCGTGCGACGGGCCCGAGGACATGCCCCGGGTCAGGGCGCTCCAGCAGGAGCTCACGCTCACCCATCTGGGAGACCGCGCCCATCGGACCGGGTTGCCGGCGACCGAGCCCGGGGTGCCGGGTGCGCTGCGGTTCTTCGAGGAGCTCCGGGTCTGGATGGCCGACTTCCCGCCCGCCGCCGCGGATCGCGCGTACCAGGACCGCTTCCAGCCCCTGGGCCTCCTGGAGGAGGGCCTCTCGCCGTACGTGTCGGCCGGTCCCGTCCTCGTACGCGCACTGGGGCGAGGGCTCGCGCTGGGCCGGCTGCGGGTGGAGGAGGCGGCCCGTCGTCCCGAGGCCGAAGGCCCTCGGGGGACCTGGCGCATGATTCCGCACCTGCGCGACCACAACCTGGACCACTTCGGTGTCGGCACCCTCGGCACGCCGGAGTGGACGATCCCCGACCGGGAGGCGTCGTACCTGGTCAGGGCGGTCGCGGCACGGCGTGGGCGCTGGTTGCCCCACGGGTACGAGGCGCTCTACGCGCACACGACCCGTGACTCGCGGGGACGCCCGCTCGACGGGGCCCACGACTATGTGCTGCGATTCCGCCGGCCACCGCCGGTCCGGGCCTTCTGGTCGGTGACCGTGTACGACAGTCCCGGAGGCCACCTGGTCGCGAACGAGGCGGACCGTCACGCGGTCGGGAACCGGACGCCCGGGCTCGTCCACGGTGCGGACGGCTCGCTCACACTGCGCCTTTCCGCGAAGCGCCCGACGGGCCCGGCGGGGGAGGCGAACTGGCTGCCGGTCCCGGCCGGCCGCTTCAGGCCGATCCTGCGGCTTCACCTGCCCGACCAGGCCCTTCTCGACGGGAGCTATGTCATCCCGGCGATCGAGCGGCGCGAGGACCGGCGGGAAGCGTAG
- a CDS encoding DUF7144 family membrane protein, giving the protein MTQSAPAADSSRPAAPDPWAATGAMFAGVVLLVDGILSIVKGIAGIASDEVYTRINNYTFKFDITAWGWIHLILGVILVLVGWGILKGAAWAWGVGIALAALNLIANFIWLPYQPVWAIISIALDTFVIWALCAHRAKPVI; this is encoded by the coding sequence ATGACCCAGTCAGCACCCGCAGCCGACTCCTCACGACCGGCGGCCCCAGACCCCTGGGCGGCCACGGGGGCGATGTTCGCGGGGGTCGTGCTCCTCGTCGACGGCATTCTGTCCATCGTCAAGGGGATCGCGGGCATCGCGTCCGACGAGGTGTACACGCGGATCAACAACTACACGTTCAAATTCGACATCACCGCATGGGGATGGATCCACCTGATCCTCGGGGTGATCCTGGTCCTCGTCGGATGGGGCATCCTCAAGGGCGCGGCTTGGGCCTGGGGTGTGGGCATCGCGCTGGCCGCGCTGAACCTGATCGCCAACTTCATCTGGCTGCCGTACCAGCCCGTGTGGGCGATCATCTCCATCGCGCTCGACACATTCGTGATCTGGGCCCTGTGCGCCCACCGGGCGAAGCCGGTCATCTGA
- a CDS encoding flavoprotein, which produces MRAGSRGVLGVVGTATDGVEMLRAGLVEPAVALGWQVAVTLTPNAGRWMRANGEWELLESLTGLPVRDTPRLPAEPRPHPVVDCYVVAPASANYVAKLATGIADNQALTQVSEALGTTHVPVVVFPRINAAHARHPAWEGHIAALRGAGVELVYGADVWPLDEPRQGPAVRELPWATILGRAAARTPDTGLP; this is translated from the coding sequence GTGAGGGCAGGCAGCCGGGGAGTGCTGGGCGTCGTGGGTACGGCGACCGACGGAGTCGAGATGCTGCGCGCCGGCCTGGTCGAGCCGGCCGTCGCGCTCGGCTGGCAGGTGGCCGTGACCCTCACACCGAACGCCGGCCGGTGGATGCGGGCGAACGGTGAGTGGGAGCTCCTGGAGTCACTGACCGGCCTTCCCGTGCGGGACACACCACGCCTCCCGGCCGAGCCCCGGCCGCACCCTGTCGTCGACTGCTACGTGGTGGCACCGGCGAGCGCGAACTACGTGGCCAAGCTCGCCACGGGTATCGCCGACAACCAGGCGCTGACGCAGGTGAGCGAAGCCTTGGGCACGACCCACGTCCCGGTCGTGGTGTTCCCCCGGATCAACGCGGCACACGCGCGGCACCCGGCGTGGGAGGGCCACATCGCGGCTCTGCGCGGGGCGGGCGTCGAGTTGGTGTACGGAGCGGACGTCTGGCCCCTGGACGAACCGCGTCAGGGCCCGGCAGTCCGGGAACTGCCCTGGGCGACGATCCTGGGACGCGCAGCCGCCCGGACTCCTGACACGGGACTTCCCTAG
- a CDS encoding MOSC domain-containing protein — protein MTGRVTAVSSNATYSFSKPNRESVMLLAGLGVEGDVHAGVTIRHQFRMTYEPDLPNLRQVHLMHEELFDELALKGYAVAPGGLGENITTREVDLLGLPAGALLHLGEQAVVEVTGLRNPCAKINDFRQGMLGEVFALDPVSGDFTFKSGIMAVVRHGGPVRPQDAIGIELPPGRPHRPLERV, from the coding sequence ATGACAGGCCGGGTCACGGCAGTGAGCAGCAACGCGACGTACTCGTTCAGCAAGCCCAATCGTGAGTCGGTCATGCTGCTGGCCGGCCTGGGCGTCGAGGGTGACGTCCACGCGGGTGTGACGATCCGCCATCAGTTCCGCATGACCTACGAGCCGGACCTGCCCAATCTGCGCCAGGTGCACCTGATGCACGAGGAACTCTTCGACGAGCTGGCGCTCAAGGGCTACGCGGTCGCTCCGGGCGGGCTCGGCGAGAACATCACCACCCGCGAAGTCGACCTGCTCGGCCTTCCGGCCGGCGCCCTGCTGCACCTCGGCGAGCAGGCGGTGGTGGAGGTGACGGGGCTGCGCAACCCGTGCGCGAAGATCAATGACTTCCGGCAGGGCATGCTCGGAGAGGTGTTCGCCCTCGATCCGGTCTCCGGGGACTTCACTTTCAAGTCCGGCATCATGGCCGTGGTCCGCCATGGCGGACCTGTCCGCCCGCAGGACGCCATCGGAATCGAACTCCCGCCGGGCCGCCCGCACCGCCCGCTGGAGCGCGTCTGA
- a CDS encoding SDR family oxidoreductase produces the protein MRLDDHRVVITAAGRDFGRALAIRLAEKGAEVFLSARRLEAAERVRDEIRGKGHQRVHAFACDLTDPVSIREFASGVGRRTSRVDLLVNNGSRWLEGPDLLSATDDDVVDTLASGATGTVLTVKNFLPLLLNSDKPDIVTMVSACGAAGHDRSDAHDAFYAAKSAQAGFTEILSKRLRPQGVRVISLYPPDFDNGDPLSEQWDATPRRSDGTLTAHSLVECVLFAVTQPRDCFIKSFHFEQA, from the coding sequence ATGAGACTCGACGACCATCGGGTGGTCATCACCGCCGCGGGCCGCGACTTCGGGCGGGCGCTGGCCATCAGGCTCGCGGAGAAGGGCGCGGAGGTGTTCCTCTCCGCTCGACGGCTCGAAGCCGCCGAACGAGTACGCGACGAGATCCGCGGCAAGGGCCATCAGAGGGTGCACGCCTTCGCCTGCGACCTGACGGACCCGGTCTCGATCCGTGAGTTCGCCTCCGGGGTCGGGCGACGGACGAGCCGTGTCGATCTGCTCGTCAACAACGGCTCTCGCTGGCTCGAAGGACCGGACCTGCTGTCCGCCACGGACGACGATGTCGTGGACACCCTCGCCTCCGGAGCCACCGGCACGGTCCTGACGGTGAAGAACTTCCTCCCCCTCCTGCTCAACTCGGACAAGCCTGACATCGTCACGATGGTCTCAGCCTGCGGAGCAGCAGGCCATGACCGCTCAGACGCCCATGACGCGTTCTACGCGGCGAAGAGTGCCCAGGCGGGGTTCACCGAGATCCTCTCCAAGCGCCTCAGGCCACAGGGGGTCAGGGTGATATCGCTCTACCCGCCCGACTTCGACAACGGCGACCCGCTCTCGGAGCAGTGGGACGCCACCCCTCGTCGGTCCGACGGCACCCTCACAGCGCACTCACTGGTGGAGTGCGTCCTCTTCGCGGTCACCCAGCCCCGGGACTGCTTCATCAAGTCGTTCCACTTCGAGCAGGCCTGA
- a CDS encoding DUF4231 domain-containing protein encodes MPQANGDPVLEQALRDPAWDERVKRRSRRWVAVTELTGSATGAGAVVTAGVQAPGVITASITGAALFIGGFSQLFDHGERHVQAAEAWTRPRPAVQRYTLIAEADRSDDNRQRLLEELEAVANTDLQSWTLSRRLAQPPPGGQALP; translated from the coding sequence TTGCCCCAGGCCAACGGAGATCCGGTGCTGGAGCAGGCCCTCAGGGATCCGGCCTGGGACGAGCGCGTGAAGAGGCGCTCCCGTCGATGGGTGGCGGTCACGGAACTGACCGGGTCGGCCACCGGGGCAGGCGCGGTGGTCACCGCGGGCGTCCAGGCCCCCGGCGTCATCACCGCCTCGATCACAGGGGCCGCACTCTTCATCGGTGGTTTCAGCCAGTTGTTCGATCACGGGGAACGTCACGTGCAGGCCGCGGAGGCCTGGACACGGCCAAGGCCGGCCGTTCAGCGCTACACCTTGATCGCCGAGGCCGACAGGAGCGACGACAACCGGCAGCGCCTCCTGGAGGAGCTGGAAGCCGTCGCCAACACCGACCTCCAGAGCTGGACTCTGAGCAGACGCCTCGCACAGCCACCACCCGGAGGCCAAGCGCTCCCGTAA
- a CDS encoding glyoxalase, producing MPESPTETTYANETAVPLLPCSAVQETLDFFQALGFEVTYRQTKPYLYLALRRGGFDVHFGKPPQGYDPNREDGGGCLVMVDTVAPYHAAFTGAMRAAYGKVLATGRPRITRFRPGQTRFTLIDPSGNSLIFIQRDEPAELEYGGSKKLQGLAKALDNARILREFKNDDRAAFRALKSGLRRHGPQAPPIDRALALTALIELATTLDEQGEIDDRMRELEAIQLTDAERERVMSELRGTGYSEEAPHQV from the coding sequence TTGCCGGAGAGTCCGACGGAGACGACGTACGCGAATGAGACGGCGGTGCCCCTGCTGCCGTGTTCGGCGGTCCAGGAGACGCTGGACTTCTTCCAGGCCCTCGGCTTCGAGGTCACCTACCGACAGACCAAGCCGTACCTCTACCTGGCCCTGCGCCGGGGCGGTTTCGACGTGCACTTCGGCAAGCCGCCCCAGGGATACGACCCGAACCGGGAGGACGGCGGCGGCTGCCTGGTCATGGTCGACACCGTCGCGCCGTATCACGCAGCGTTCACCGGGGCCATGCGTGCCGCATACGGCAAGGTTCTGGCGACGGGGCGTCCACGCATCACACGTTTCCGCCCGGGACAGACCCGCTTCACCCTCATCGACCCGTCCGGCAATTCGCTGATCTTCATCCAGCGCGACGAACCGGCGGAGCTGGAGTACGGCGGTTCCAAGAAGCTGCAAGGACTGGCGAAGGCACTCGACAACGCCCGCATCCTCCGCGAGTTCAAGAACGACGACCGCGCGGCCTTCCGGGCACTGAAGTCAGGACTGCGCAGGCACGGACCGCAGGCCCCGCCCATCGACCGGGCGCTGGCGCTGACGGCCCTCATCGAGCTCGCGACCACCTTGGACGAGCAGGGCGAGATCGACGACCGGATGCGGGAACTGGAGGCGATCCAGCTCACCGACGCGGAGCGGGAGCGGGTGATGAGCGAACTGCGCGGCACCGGGTACTCGGAAGAAGCACCGCACCAGGTATAG
- a CDS encoding helix-turn-helix domain-containing protein, with translation MTLPSSSAQSAREVVSRRLRDLRKGAGLTVVQLASGCGWHHAKTSRIENARTAPTATDIRLWCRTVGAESQAEDLIAQSLHAESMYSEWRHRTRSGLKQLQDSAVAFFQQTELFRVYSSSLVPGLLQTEGYAAAVLGMSARFRDLPVDDSAAAARARVERSRIIHERGHRFVLLMEEAVLRYRMGDADAMAAQLGYLLSAGALPAVSLGIIPATAERSQWPRETFHVYDDELVSVELVSAQVRITQPAEIDLYVRAFEEIRQTAVYGAEARALVVKAIDALG, from the coding sequence ATGACGCTCCCCTCCTCCTCTGCACAGTCCGCACGCGAAGTGGTCTCCAGGCGCCTGCGTGACCTGCGGAAGGGGGCGGGGCTGACCGTTGTCCAGCTGGCCTCCGGATGCGGGTGGCACCACGCCAAGACGTCCCGGATCGAGAACGCCCGCACCGCCCCGACCGCCACGGACATCCGGCTGTGGTGTCGCACCGTCGGTGCAGAGAGCCAGGCGGAGGATCTGATCGCCCAGTCGCTGCACGCGGAGTCGATGTACAGCGAGTGGCGCCATCGGACGCGCAGCGGACTGAAGCAACTCCAGGACAGTGCCGTTGCGTTCTTCCAACAGACCGAGTTGTTCCGCGTGTACTCATCGTCTCTCGTGCCCGGCTTGCTCCAGACGGAGGGTTACGCTGCGGCCGTCCTCGGGATGAGCGCACGCTTCCGGGACCTCCCTGTCGACGACAGTGCCGCTGCCGCCCGCGCCCGGGTGGAGCGTTCGCGGATCATTCACGAGCGTGGCCACCGATTCGTCCTCCTCATGGAAGAGGCCGTCCTCCGATACCGCATGGGTGATGCCGATGCCATGGCCGCGCAGCTCGGGTACCTCCTGTCGGCCGGGGCTCTGCCTGCGGTGTCGCTCGGCATCATCCCGGCGACGGCAGAGCGGAGTCAGTGGCCACGGGAGACGTTCCATGTGTACGACGACGAACTCGTGTCCGTCGAGCTGGTGTCGGCGCAGGTGCGCATCACCCAGCCTGCCGAAATCGATCTGTATGTAAGGGCGTTCGAGGAGATACGGCAGACGGCCGTCTACGGGGCGGAGGCGCGGGCCCTCGTCGTGAAGGCCATCGACGCGCTCGGCTGA
- a CDS encoding DUF6879 family protein, whose translation MDYERGPFADWRAGHRHDPADRASWWRPWLDLVAETVGRGVTVRRARIVSEPVSEYIRYEHAGTFTNVAAGEQVRWLPRRQASDIALPGNDFWLFDGRLIQWNHFAGDGSSQGPELSDDPIAARLCAGAFGTVWERAAPHDEYTIR comes from the coding sequence GTGGACTACGAGCGCGGCCCGTTCGCCGACTGGCGCGCCGGGCACCGGCACGATCCCGCCGACCGGGCGTCCTGGTGGCGGCCGTGGCTCGACCTCGTCGCCGAGACGGTCGGCCGCGGTGTGACCGTAAGGCGTGCCCGCATAGTGTCCGAGCCGGTGAGCGAGTACATCCGGTACGAGCACGCCGGAACCTTTACGAATGTGGCGGCCGGTGAGCAGGTGCGGTGGTTGCCGCGCCGTCAGGCCTCGGACATCGCATTGCCCGGCAACGACTTCTGGCTTTTCGACGGTCGACTTATCCAGTGGAATCACTTCGCCGGTGACGGTTCGTCACAAGGGCCGGAACTCAGCGACGATCCGATCGCTGCGAGACTGTGCGCGGGCGCGTTCGGAACGGTGTGGGAACGTGCGGCACCGCACGACGAGTACACGATTCGTTGA
- a CDS encoding DUF4097 family beta strand repeat-containing protein, which produces MTSRTRRTSALVATAGTVLLVAALSGCGSANAEDAPTEHKSFAFSGEALTIDADNSTLDLVPADVERIEVTRRVDGWVMLGSGPDPVWELEGDELRLEVKCHAVISNCEAHHEVKVPRGLALTVEGDNGKVTAAGFTSPLKISADNGGVDVRDVSGPLDLRSDNGQIEAERISGRSVVARADNGSVRLGFTEVPDRVDTTSDNGSISIDLPAGKSTYAVSAEADNGDVSVDVPRSESSMHVVKARSDNGEVTVRSAN; this is translated from the coding sequence ATGACCAGCCGTACACGACGCACCTCCGCCCTCGTGGCGACCGCCGGAACCGTGCTCCTCGTCGCCGCGCTCAGTGGCTGTGGCAGTGCGAATGCGGAGGACGCCCCTACCGAGCACAAGTCGTTCGCGTTCAGTGGTGAGGCGCTCACCATCGACGCCGACAACTCCACCCTGGATCTGGTGCCCGCCGACGTGGAGCGGATCGAGGTGACCCGCAGGGTGGACGGGTGGGTCATGCTGGGCAGCGGGCCGGACCCCGTGTGGGAGCTCGAGGGGGACGAGCTCAGGCTCGAGGTGAAGTGCCATGCGGTGATCAGCAACTGTGAGGCGCACCACGAGGTGAAGGTGCCCCGCGGGCTGGCTCTGACCGTGGAGGGGGACAACGGGAAGGTCACCGCGGCAGGCTTCACCTCTCCGCTGAAGATCAGTGCCGACAACGGTGGCGTCGACGTACGTGATGTCTCCGGCCCGCTGGACCTGCGCTCCGACAACGGGCAGATCGAGGCCGAGCGGATTTCGGGGCGTTCCGTCGTCGCCCGTGCGGACAACGGATCGGTCCGGCTCGGCTTCACCGAGGTCCCGGATCGCGTGGACACCACCAGTGACAACGGGAGCATCTCCATCGATCTTCCGGCCGGGAAGAGCACGTACGCGGTGTCCGCCGAGGCCGACAACGGTGACGTCTCCGTCGACGTGCCCCGCAGCGAAAGCAGCATGCACGTGGTGAAGGCGCGCAGCGACAACGGTGAAGTCACTGTCCGAAGTGCGAACTAA